The following are encoded together in the Bacillus sp. V2I10 genome:
- a CDS encoding phosphatase PAP2 family protein: protein MTKLMENMYDFECRLFRSVNRHFDRKFMNCFFRSITHAGGATFTISICLLLILMTGGETRMAAIASAAALLISHLPVAFVKKRYPRKRPYLALLETKVTANPLEDHSFPSGHTTAIFSVIIPFILILPQTAILLLPLGISIGVSRMYLGLHYPSDVLAGCLLGTTAGMTCFLLINKYFGASLIL, encoded by the coding sequence ATGACCAAACTTATGGAAAACATGTACGATTTCGAATGCAGATTGTTCCGCAGTGTAAACCGTCATTTCGACCGGAAATTTATGAACTGCTTTTTCAGAAGCATTACACATGCAGGCGGAGCCACCTTCACGATTTCAATTTGCCTTCTGCTTATTCTAATGACAGGCGGCGAAACACGTATGGCGGCAATCGCAAGTGCCGCAGCCTTACTCATCAGCCATCTGCCGGTAGCATTTGTCAAAAAACGCTATCCGAGAAAACGCCCTTATCTTGCTTTATTGGAAACAAAGGTTACGGCTAATCCGTTAGAAGATCATTCTTTTCCATCAGGACACACAACAGCCATTTTTTCAGTCATTATTCCATTTATATTAATCCTTCCACAGACAGCCATCCTGCTTCTTCCGCTCGGAATCAGCATCGGGGTGTCTAGAATGTATCTCGGCCTGCACTATCCCTCTGATGTATTGGCGGGATGTTTACTCGGCACTACCGCAGGTATGACTTGTTTTCTTCTTATAAATAAATATTTCGGAGCTTCTCTAATTCTCTAA
- the metK gene encoding methionine adenosyltransferase, which yields MTKQRRLFTSESVTEGHPDKICDQISDSILDAILEKDANARVACETSVTTGLVLVAGEITTSTYVDIPKIVRETVKEIGYTRAKYGFDAETCAVLTSIDEQSADIAMGVDQALEAREGKMTDEQIEAIGAGDQGLMFGFANNETKELMPLPISLAHKLARRLTEVRKEEILPYLRPDGKTQVTVEYDENDKPVRIDTIVISTQHHPEISLEQIQRNVKEHVINPVVPKELIDEDTKYFINPTGRFVIGGPQGDAGLTGRKIIVDTYGGYARHGGGAFSGKDPTKVDRSAAYAARYVAKNIVAAGLADKCEVQLAYAIGVAQPVSIAIDTFETGKVKEDVLVDVVRANFDLRPAGIINMLNLRRPIYKQTAAYGHFGRNDLDLPWERTDKAEALKEQALNR from the coding sequence ATGACTAAACAACGTCGTCTGTTTACTTCAGAGTCTGTAACTGAAGGTCATCCTGATAAAATTTGTGACCAGATTTCTGACTCGATTTTAGATGCAATCCTAGAAAAAGATGCAAATGCCCGTGTAGCTTGTGAAACATCTGTTACAACAGGTCTTGTTCTGGTTGCTGGTGAAATTACAACTTCTACTTATGTAGACATTCCAAAAATCGTTCGCGAAACGGTTAAAGAAATTGGCTACACTCGTGCAAAATATGGTTTTGATGCAGAAACATGTGCAGTACTTACTTCAATTGATGAGCAGTCAGCAGATATCGCGATGGGTGTTGATCAGGCGCTTGAAGCACGTGAAGGAAAAATGACAGATGAGCAGATTGAAGCTATTGGTGCAGGTGACCAAGGATTAATGTTTGGTTTTGCCAATAACGAAACGAAAGAATTAATGCCTCTGCCGATCTCACTTGCCCACAAACTTGCACGCCGTTTAACGGAAGTCCGCAAAGAAGAAATTCTTCCGTACCTTCGTCCTGACGGAAAAACTCAAGTAACAGTTGAGTATGATGAAAATGACAAGCCTGTTCGCATTGATACAATTGTTATTTCAACTCAGCATCACCCTGAAATTTCATTGGAGCAAATTCAGCGCAACGTAAAAGAGCATGTTATTAACCCGGTAGTACCGAAAGAATTAATTGATGAAGATACAAAATACTTCATCAACCCGACTGGCCGTTTCGTAATCGGCGGACCGCAGGGCGATGCAGGCTTAACAGGCCGTAAAATCATCGTTGATACTTACGGTGGGTATGCTCGTCACGGAGGCGGTGCATTCTCTGGTAAAGATCCAACAAAAGTTGACCGATCTGCAGCTTATGCAGCACGCTATGTAGCTAAGAACATTGTAGCAGCTGGCCTTGCTGATAAATGTGAAGTTCAGCTTGCATACGCAATTGGTGTGGCTCAGCCGGTATCAATCGCGATCGATACATTTGAAACAGGGAAAGTGAAGGAAGATGTGTTAGTTGATGTTGTTCGTGCTAACTTTGACCTTCGTCCGGCAGGAATCATCAATATGCTGAATCTTCGCCGTCCAATTTACAAACAAACAGCTGCGTACGGACACTTTGGCCGTAATGATCTTGACCTTCCATGGGAAAGAACAGATAAAGCAGAAGCTCTTAAAGAGCAGGCATTAAACCGATAA
- a CDS encoding glycosyltransferase family 1 protein: protein MKIAIFTDTFAPDVNGVARTLKRLTDYLESKGHEYKVFAPESTKESLFSSHIHRFASSSFYLYPECRLAWPNMLQVKSELIRFKPDIIHVATPFNIGLCGLHYAKKLNIPIVGSYHTDFDQYLQFYDLHLFSKLLWKYMLWFHRPLQKIFVPSEETKQQVLNQGFENVHIWSRGVDCQLFHPNYLRKEIIQEYQIKEKFILSYVGRLAPEKDVQTLMKISHQLPEHLRSKVHFLIVGDGPSKEEMMKESPDNMTFAGYASGEKLAKIYSGSDLFLFPSPTETFGNVVLESLAAGTPVIGANSGGVKNIIQQGKTGYLCETGSAAEFISAIDTLLQNDALRYQMGMSARAYALSQTWDSIFEGLLNAYSEVLDQREFIRYA, encoded by the coding sequence ATGAAAATTGCGATATTCACAGACACATTTGCACCGGATGTAAATGGTGTTGCGAGAACGTTAAAACGTCTTACCGATTATTTAGAAAGCAAAGGCCATGAATATAAAGTTTTTGCCCCCGAAAGCACAAAAGAATCTCTTTTTTCAAGTCATATTCACAGGTTTGCGAGCTCTTCTTTTTATTTATATCCAGAGTGCAGACTTGCCTGGCCGAACATGCTGCAAGTAAAGTCAGAGCTCATCAGATTTAAGCCTGATATTATTCATGTGGCCACTCCTTTTAACATTGGTCTATGCGGACTGCATTATGCCAAAAAATTAAATATCCCTATAGTCGGTTCTTATCATACTGACTTTGATCAATATTTACAGTTTTATGATCTGCACTTATTCTCAAAGCTCTTGTGGAAATATATGCTTTGGTTCCACAGGCCTTTACAGAAAATCTTTGTCCCTTCCGAAGAAACAAAACAGCAGGTTCTAAATCAGGGATTTGAAAATGTTCATATCTGGTCAAGAGGCGTAGACTGCCAATTGTTCCATCCCAACTATTTGCGTAAAGAAATCATCCAGGAATATCAAATAAAAGAAAAATTCATTTTATCTTATGTCGGCAGACTCGCCCCGGAAAAAGATGTTCAGACATTAATGAAGATCTCTCATCAGTTACCTGAACACTTAAGAAGCAAAGTGCACTTTTTAATTGTGGGAGACGGACCTTCTAAAGAAGAAATGATGAAAGAATCACCGGATAATATGACCTTTGCAGGCTATGCAAGCGGTGAAAAGCTTGCGAAAATATATTCAGGTTCAGATCTCTTCTTATTTCCCTCACCGACTGAAACCTTTGGAAACGTTGTTCTTGAATCACTTGCTGCCGGAACTCCTGTTATAGGGGCAAATTCCGGCGGGGTTAAAAATATTATTCAGCAGGGAAAAACCGGCTATTTATGTGAAACGGGATCGGCTGCCGAGTTTATAAGTGCCATTGACACCCTTTTGCAAAATGATGCCTTGAGGTATCAAATGGGAATGAGTGCCCGTGCTTATGCCCTCAGCCAAACTTGGGACAGCATTTTTGAAGGTTTACTGAATGCCTACAGCGAGGTACTGGATCAGCGTGAATTCATACGTTATGCATAA